The Methanothermobacter sp. CaT2 DNA window GAGATTGACTGAAATCACTCTGGGCGGGAATAAATTAGAGACTTTTGTTGCCAGTGGCTGATACCTGAACTTCATGCCCTCTTCCAAGGTAAATACGCTGTGTACGGTGCTTTCCTCCCTTGATTCCATGGTAATTTTTTGCGGCTCTCTTATGATCACCATCTCATCATCCATACCAAGAGATGGAACTCTTGAAGGATACTTAAGAGATCTCATCACATCATCGAGAAGATGGGAGTCCTGTGTTAACACATAGATTAAAAATTTGCCCATGTAGATCCTTTCACGTTGAAGTATGTCCCTACCAGCTCCAGAAGACTTCCATTTTTTAAAGGTCCATGCGTCATTGAAAATGGAATTTATATGAAGGGGGACTATTCCAATCCCTAATTTATCAAGAAGGGTGTAATAGTCCCTCTCATTTTTGCCCATGATGTTTGTGAGCATGCCTACGACCTGGGTCTTCGTCGGGGCAAGGTATGTAAGCTGATGAACCGATGTCTGGGGTATCCTGAAAGAATTAATAAGACCCTCAACAATGAATCGCACTGCATCCATTTTAACACCAGTTACAACCAACCTTTTATATTATCCAGAGCTTTGTTAACGGATGTCACAGTTTCCTTAAACTCGGACCTAATCTCCTCTTCATTAGTGAATATGCCTGATCTTATGCCTATACTGTATTCCTCTATTATGTCATCAAATTCATCAAGAATCTCTTTAACGGGGTCAATGTCAATACCGCCTTCTTCGTTTACTCTGAGAGAATTCAGGAAGATGGGTGTGCCTGCTTTCTGTTTTGTGACAACTACAAATTTCGGGGTTAGGTCATCCAGGAGCCTTGCCTTTTTTGCTCCTCCATCAATACTTTTAAGTGCATTTACCAGATATTCCACCCTTCTTCTCCTTTCTTCTGGGTCAATGACATGCTCAATATCATAACTAAGTTCATCGACAATAGATCCAATTACATCCATATCTATTACAATTGTCCCCTTCATGAAGTTGAAGGTGTTTATTTCAACTTTGACAAGATCTCCGCCTTCCTGACCT harbors:
- the cas5 gene encoding CRISPR-associated protein Cas5; the encoded protein is MDAVRFIVEGLINSFRIPQTSVHQLTYLAPTKTQVVGMLTNIMGKNERDYYTLLDKLGIGIVPLHINSIFNDAWTFKKWKSSGAGRDILQRERIYMGKFLIYVLTQDSHLLDDVMRSLKYPSRVPSLGMDDEMVIIREPQKITMESREESTVHSVFTLEEGMKFRYQPLATKVSNLFPPRVISVNLNFNNNVTPRKPTKFAQIVEFAGLSCEMSRNKDLYIDEEHQYNIEFL
- the cas7i gene encoding type I-B CRISPR-associated protein Cas7/Cst2/DevR; the encoded protein is MSRTFANIGYITKVNIDNLNSSENPGNMVVLKKVQDNKGDYYPYVSGQALRYYLKETMNQLGMKLTKLDNKGEYIIEAEEENKERYKNILENHPDLDLLGFMEAVKRSGSMALRRWSPVKVSPLVSIFPWNGDSDLLTRKKEGQEGGDLVKVEINTFNFMKGTIVIDMDVIGSIVDELSYDIEHVIDPEERRRRVEYLVNALKSIDGGAKKARLLDDLTPKFVVVTKQKAGTPIFLNSLRVNEEGGIDIDPVKEILDEFDDIIEEYSIGIRSGIFTNEEEIRSEFKETVTSVNKALDNIKGWL